In Desulfoferula mesophila, the genomic window TTCATCTTCGGGATCATTGGCTACGTGAGCAGCAAGCTCAAGTTCCACCCCGCGCCCATCGTGCTGGGGCTGATCCTGGGACCCTTCGTGGAAGAAGGTTTGGTGCAGTCCATGCTGGCGGGCAAGGCCGAGGGCGGCACCCTGTCCTACATGGTCTTGCGGCCCATTAGCGGGGTGCTCATCGCCCTGTGCCTGATGTCCCTGCTGTGGCCGGCCTATGCCGCCTGGCGGGCCAAGCACAGAAAGCCGGACGATGTATGCCAGGTGCCCCTGGAGAAGTTGGAGGCCAGCGATGAAGAGTGATGCAACGATGAAGCAGGCCAGACTGCTCAACAGCGACCTGATCGTGGGGTCCTTCAGCCTCGGCCTGGCCGCGCTGGCCTATTTCAACACCCGCCATCTGAGCAAACTGGGCGGGGTGTTCGTGGATTACGTTCTGTGGGCCATGATGATCCTGGGCGGGATCATCGTGATCAAGGGCTTCATCAAGCCCGAGCGCATCCGCTTTTTCGATTCAGCCATCGAACGCAACAACGTGGCCATAGGGGTGTGCATTCTGCTGCTCTACCTGATCTTCCTGCCCCTGGCCGGCTTCCTGGCCTCCAGCTACGCCTTTTACTTTTGCTTCAACCTCTACCTGGCCGACGAGCGCTTCACCACCAAGAACATCCTGTTCTCGGCCCTGCTCACGGCGGCGGTGGTTACCGCCTTTTACTTTATCTTCAAAGAATTTTTGGGGGTGCCCCTGCCCGTGAGTTCCTGGTTCAGCGGATAGAGGCTAGCCGGCAAGGGCTTGGCTGCCCCGCAGGGGCCGGGGCCATGATTACGGGCGGTTAAATTAAAGTGCGCCGGCATGGGCAACCATGCCGGCCTACTTTTGCAAGGGGTACCCCATCGGCGCCACGGGTCTTTCCATGCTTTACGAGCTCAGCACCCAGTTGCGCCGCGAAGCCGGCCCCAGGCAGGTGCCGGGCGCCGAGCTGGCCATTCAAGCGAACGGCGGCGGCATCATCGGGCTGGAAGAAGCGGCCTGCTCCGTGACGATTCTGGAGAGGGGCGAATAGGCCGTCGGTAAAGGACGCTTGGTCCCCGCGCGACGCCGCGCGTCAATAGTTGCGCAATAGTTCCTCGCGCAAGGCCACGGCGTTGTTGCGCTCTTGGTCCTTGGCCGCGTAGAGTAGGGTGACGGGACCCGCTTCGATCTCTTGGGCCAACTCTCGCAGCTTGGCCTTTTTGTCCCGGGCCTTCAGCTCCAGGCGGTATCGCCTCTTAAATTCCTGCCAGCGGGCCAGGTCGTGGCCAAACCAATGGCGCAGCTCATCGCTGGGGGCCAGTTCCTTGAGCCAGCCGTCCAGGCGCGCCCGGGCCTTGCTCACTCCGCGGGGCCAAAGCAGGTCCACCAGATAGCGCTTGCCGTCGCCGGGTTCGGCCGGGTCATAGATCCTCTTGATTCGCGGTCCGCCGCCTCGCATGTTCACCCCAGGCGTTGCTAGCGGTTCTTTTCATAGCTCTCGACTTTTGCACGGAAAAAGTCGTGGATCAGCTTGCGGTCGAACTCGTAAAAGTCTTGGAGCATCTGGTCCATCTCTTGGCGGCTGAAAAACTCCATTATGGGAAAGAAGAAACGCTTGTCCTCCTTTTCTATATGCCGGGGATAAAAGGCGGCGAGCTTCTGCAACAGGCCGACCAACTCCTGGGCGCCGTCGCCGGATTGGACGTGGGCGAGATTGGCCTCGTAAAGGCTTTTGACCATGGCGCGGCCCTGTTTGTGTTCCTGAATCAGCTCGTCGGTTATGGCCGACAACTCGGGTGGGAGCTTTTTGTGGCTGAGTTCCCGGAAAAGCAGGTCCTCTTCCTTGCCGTGGTGGCAACGGTCGGCATAGACCCGGAAAAACTCCACCGCGTCGGCGATGAGCTTGGCTTCCGGCTCGGCGCCGCCCTGTACCAACTCGGCTTGTTTGCGGATCAGGTCTGTCATGCGCTCAATCAGGCGATGTTCATGCATCAAGGGACCAATCGGCTGCATCTTGGCCTCCGTTCAGCCAAATTCGCTCGATTTCGGCTGAGTTTGCGTAATTATTTTGTCAAATATCCTCTATCGACCAGATTCAGGCCTGGGAACCGGCTTTGTCAAGCAAGGGTCCTTGGGGGGCAACCCCGCCACCAAGGCCATGCCCAGGGGCTGGAGCAACCCGGCGGGGCCATTTTTTGTTGGCGCCGGGGCGGCCCGCGCCACTATCCTCAAACAGCTGAGGCCGCGGGGTGTGGCGGTCTTTGGCGTGGATTGAGATCGAAACCAAAAACCTCCGGCCACGGTGAGCAAGGAGCAAGCCTGATGAAGCAACCCGGTTTTCCCACCTCGCGGGATGAGCGCTATCTGGAGGACTACCAAGAAGGCGCGGTGCATGAGTTCGGACCCATTGGTATCAGCCGGGAAGAAATAATCGAGTTCGGCCGGAAGTACGACCCCCAGGCCTTTCACACCGATCCCGAGGCGGCCAAGCAGTCCATTTACGGGGGGCTGATCGCCAGCGGCTGGCAGTCCTGCGCGCTGTTCATGCGCCTGTTCGTGGATCATTACCTGCCCGGCAAGGCCAGCCTGGGCAGCCCCGGAGTGGACGAACTACGCTGGCTGAAACCGGTGCGTCCCGGCGACCAATTGTTCCTGCGGGTCACCGTGCGCCAGGTAAAGCCCTCGACCAGCAAGCCCGACCGCGGGGCCTTGTTTTCCTGGTGCGAGATGCTCAATCAAGACAAAGAGGTGGTCTCCACCATGCTGGCGATCAACCTGATCAGCTATCGCGGGCAAGCCTGACGGCGCGGCCCTCAACCAGCCCGCGCCCGGACAGTTGGTGGTTGGGGGATGCCTTTTCCGGAAATGCCTTATTTCAAGCCTTAGAAGTAGAAGGTCAGCCCCAGCCAGGGACCTTGCAGGGTGCCGTCGAAGGCCATGGCGCCGCTGCCCGATTCCCCGTTGCTGTAGTCGGTGTAATACCACTGGTAGCCGAAGCGCAGGGCGGCCCAATCCACGAAGCGCCAGTTGGCCCCCAGGGCCACCTGCCAGGTCAGTTCCGCGGCGTCGCCGATGCCGAAGCCGCCGATATCGCCACGCAGGCCCAGTTGCCAGGCTTCGCTCAACGACAGGACCACCCGGCCGCCGATCAGGGGGTCCCACCAGGTGGTGCTTCCGCCGAAGTTCTGGCTGTCCCCCCCATCGGCGGGCTGCAGGTTGAGCTCTTCTTTCAGATAGGAGTAGCGCACCCCCACATAGGGCTGCAAGGACAGGCGAGGGCCCTTTTCCTTGGCGGATAGGTCGGTGGAGTAGGCTTCATAGGCCGCGGCCAGCTCGATAAAGTTGAGGCGCACGTCGGGCTTGGCCTCGATGTCGCCGTAGCCCTGGGTTTGCACGGTGCTGTCCTGATCGACCTTGATGTAGATGCCGTCGAAGATGAAGCCCCACTTGCAACGCCAGGCCTCGAACCGGGCGGCGCCGGCCAGCACGTCGAAGTTGTCCCAGATGTCGCTGAACGATGCGTCCACGTTGGCGGTGTAATTGCCCACAGTGGAATCGGCATCCACCGATATGAGCCAGAGATAGGGGGTCAGCTCGAAACGCCAAGCAGGCTCCTCGGCCGCGGCGGCGGGCGCCGCGAATAGGAACGCGCAAAGGAGCAACAGGACTATCGAAGCGGAAAATTTTCGGCTCATGTCTAGCTCTTCTCCGGCGGCGGATTAACTTACCCCGCGCCGTTTTTTTCCAATGAATCCCACGGCAAGCAAACAAAAGAATGCGCCAGCGAGCGGTGAAACCAATTTGGCGCCCTTGCGGCTGCCCGCCGCAAGCGACATTCCTAAAAGGCGATTACAGGGCCCTGCCTGTAACCGCCTTTGCTCTAAGTAGCCGGGCCGGAGCGGCGCGCGGGCCAATCACCGGAGCTACTTGGTGGTGGAGCTTTGCTTGCCCGCGTTATAGCCCTGTTGATAGGCCTGTTCCTTGGCCTTTTGGTCGCGGTCGTAGAGGTAGCCTCCGGCGGCGCCGGCGGCGGCTCCTATGGCGGCTCCCCAACCGGCCGACCCGGCTATGGCGCCCACTACCGCGCCGCCGGCCGTGCCGATGGCGGCGCCGCTAAGGGTGCGCTGCTCGGTGTTGGACATGTTGGCGCAACCCACCATGGAAAACGCGAAGATCGCTATCAGGGCGATGCAAATGGCTTTCATTTCGGCTCTCCTAATCAAGATGTCTTGAAACGGACGTATGGGTAAGCCCTATTTGCAGGGCCAAGTTTCAATCAGGAACCTGAACTCCGCCTCGACCGGCAGCTCTTGCATGTATTTGGGATTGGCCTGGGCCCAGTCCACGAACATCTTTACGGCCTTGTCGCGGGTGATGCCGCTGTTTTTGGGGATGCAGACCAGCTTCTCCCCCTTCTCCCCCATGCTAATGGCGTGGTAATAATGGAAGGCTCCGACCAGGTAACCTTGGCAGAAGTTAGCCGCTTGATTATACAGAGGGTCGTCCGGAGAGGCCGCGCAAAGATTGACCAGGTTTTGCGTCGTTCTGGCCTTGAAATCCTCGGGCGTCACTCCACCCGCCAGGGCGGGGGCCGCCCAAGCCATCAGGGCCAACAACACCAACAGTTTTTTGACCATCGTAACCTGCCTCCTTGTTAACAATATGTAGTGAGATCCACGACGGTGATCGCTTATGCGAGGTCGTTTGTCTTCGTTACTTCCTATTATTGTTACATCCAGGCAATCCTTTTTCCAGATTTCTGTAAAATGCCCCACCATTTTTTATCCAAGTTCGCGGCCTGATCCGACCCAGGGGACATAGCGCCGGGAGCAACCAAGTTCCGCCCTTTGGGAGCCGCGAAATCCATCGCCCCGGCGGCAATTCATAGATAAAGCTTGCGCCTATATCGTATAGTCATGGAAAATACCGATGAATAAGGAGGCGCACATGCTGCAAAAAGGCGATGCTCTACCAAAGTTCAAGCTACCGGACCAGAGCGGCCAGGAAAAAACCTTCAAGGACCTTACCGGCAAGAAGGGCTTGGTATTGTTCGTTTATTCGCGCGACAACACCAGCGGCTGAACCACCGAGGCCTCGGAGTTTCAGGAGAAACTCGCGACGTTCAAGCGCCGGGGATACAACGTGGCCGGGATCAGCCGCGACAAGGTGGCCAGCCACGCCAAGTTCGCGGAAAAACTGGGGCTCAAGTATTCCTTGCTGGCCGACCCGGAGACCGAGCTGATGCAGGCCCTGGGGGCCTGGGGCGAAAAAAAGATGTACGGCAAGGTGAGCCAGGGGGCCATCAGGAGCACCTTTGTGGCCGATGCCACGGGCAAGCTGTCGACGGTCTATCCCAAGGTCAAGGCCAAGGGCCACGCGGAAAAGGTATTGGAAGACCTGAAGGCCTAGAACCGGCCGCCTCGACCCGGTCCGCGTTTTACCTGGCGGTTGTAGGCCTTGCAGTCAACGGCCGGCACCAGCCGGCCTCGCCGCGCGAGGTGCGTGAATCCCCTGCGGGACGGGCCGCCAACCCCCGGTCGTATCGGCCGGGCGCTCAGTGGCCTCCGGGCGAAGGACTTTTGCCGATGGGCGGCTTGCGCATGATCCACAGGATGCCCACCAGGCCCAGGAAGATGATCATCTGCAAATGGAAGACGTCGTTGAAGGCCATGGCCGTGGCCTGCTTTTGCAGTTGCAGATAGATGACGCTCAAGGCCCGTTGGGTCTGGTCGCCCACCGAGCCGATCTGATGGGCCAGGGAGCGCTTCAGTTCGGTGAGCCACATCTGCACGGAGGGGTCGTACTGGCTAAGGTGCTCCACCAGGCGCGACTGGTGAAACTGGGCGCGGCGGGCCAGCATGGTGGTGACAAAGGCCACCCCGAAGGAGCCGCCCAGGTTGCGCAGGAGGTTGAAGATGGCCGAGGCGTTGTTCATGTGGGGGTTGGGCACGTAGGCCATGGTGACGTAGGCGATGGTCACGAAAAAGAAGGGCATGCCGATGCCCTGGATCAGGCGGCCGGTGACGGCGGTGGCCAGGTCTATGTTCAGGTTGAAGCCGGACATGTAAAACACCGAATAGGCGTTGGCCAGCAGCCCGAAGCCCAACAGGTAGCGGGCGTCCAGGCGCTGGGTGAGCTTGCCGGCTATCGGCAGCACGGCCAGGGTGAGCATGCCCCCCGGCCCCAGCACCACCCCGGCCAAAAAGGCGGTGTAGCCCATCAGGGTCTGCAGATACAGCGGCAACAGGACGATGGAGCCGAAAAAGGCAAAAAAGCCCAGGAACATCACAACGTTTCCCGTGGCGAAGCTGCGGTCCTTGAAGATGCGCAAATCCAGGATGGGATGTTCCTGCCTTAGCTCCCAAAACACCAGGGTCACCAGGCAGACCCCGGCCACCACGCTCAAGCCGATGATGTAGTTGGAGCTGAACCAGTCTTCCATCTGGCCCTTGTCCAGGACGATCTGCAAACAGCCCAGGCCCACGGCCAACAGGGTCAGGCCCAGGTAGTCCACCTTCATCCCCTTGACCCAGCGCTGCTGATAAGGGGGGTCGAAGACGAAGGATATGATCATCAAAATGGCCAGGATGCCGATGGGCAGGTTGATGTAGAAGATCCAGCGCCAGGAGTAATGGTCGGTGAGGTAACCGCCCAAGAGCGGCCCCAGGATGGGCCCCACCACCACCCCGATGCCGAAGATGCTCATGGCCACGCCCCGCTCCTCGGGGGGGAAGGTCTCCATGAGTATGGCCTGGGACATGGGCTGCAGGCCGCCACCGCCCACCCCCTGCACCACCCGGAAGAAGATCAACTCGGCCAGGCTGGTGGCGGTGCCGCACAATAGCGAGCTGATGGTGAACAGGATCAGCGAAAAGATCAGATAGCGCTTGCGCCCGAAGAGGCGGGCCAGCCAGCCGCTCATGGGGATCACCACGGCGTTGGCCACCAGGTAGGAGGTGAGCACCCAGGTCACCTCCTCCTGCCCGGCCGAGAGGCTGCCCTGGATATGGGTCAGCGAGACGTTGGCCACGCTGGTGTCCAGGATCTCGATCAGGGTGGGGATCATGACCGAGGCGGTGATCAGCCATTTGTTGACGTCGGATGGTGCCATGGGCCTTCCCGGCGCTGGAACGGGCTATCGGTTGAGGAAAACCGTGGGCACCGCGCTCATGCCCACCCGCAATATGGGATGCTCGGGCCCCTGGTCGGTGTCTATGGTTATCTTCACCGGGATGCGCTGGACCACCTTGACGTAGTTGCCGGTGGCGTTTTCCGGCGGGAACAGCGAGAACGCCGCCCCGGTTCCGGACATGAGCGAGTTGACCCTGCCCTTGAGCTCCAGGCCGGGGTAGGTGTCGATGGCGATCTTCACCGGCTGTCCCGCCTTGATGCGGGTGAGGTCGGTCTCCTTGAAGTTGGCGGTGATCCACAGATCGGAGTAATTGAGGGGCACGACGGCCATCAGGGGCTGGCCCTGGGCCACCACCTGGCCAGACTCCACGTTCTTTTTGGAGATCAGCCCGTGGATCGGGGCCTTGATCTTGGTGTAGCCCAGGTTGAGGCGGGCCTGACGCAAGCGGGCCTTGGCCAGCTTGACCCGTCCCTGCTGGGCCAGAACCTGGCTGGCCTTGATGCCCGCCAAGTCGTGGCCGGTGGCGGCCAGGGCGATGGCGGCCTGGGCCTTTTCCAAATCAGATCGCAGGGCGTCGCGCTGCTTGATCGCCGCCGCCTGGCGGTCGCGGGCCCCCCGCTGTTGGGCCTGGGCGGTCTGGAAATTGGCCTCGGCCTCGTCCAGGGAGGCCTGGGCCACCGCCTTTTTCTCGCGCAACACCTTGATGCGCTCCAGGCGCAGGGTGGCCAGGCGCTTTAGCGCGGCGGCGCGCTCCAACTCCTGGGTGGCGGCCCGCACCTGGCCGTCGGCCGCGGCCAGGTTGTTGCGCAGCGAGGCCAACTCCGCCTTGGCCCCGCGCACCCGCTGCTGGGTCTGGCTCAGCTCCAGGGGAACCCCCTGCTCCAGGGACTTGAGGGTGGCCTCCGCCTCGGCCAGGGACGCTTCGGCCGAGGCCACCGCCACCTCGTAGTCGGTGGGGTCCAGCACCAGCAAGGTGTCCCCGGCCTGCACCTGTTGGTTGTCGTCCACCAGCACCTTGACCACGTAGCCGCCCACCCGGGGGGTGATGGGGTAGATGTGGCCGTCCACAAAGGCGTCGCTGGTGGAGACGCGGTCGCGGCTCCACCAGTAATAGCCCAACCCGCCGGCCAGGATGATCGCCAGCACCGCCAGGATGACCATCAGCTTCAGGGGCTTGCCTTTGGCGTTTCGCGCGGGACCCTCGCCGTTTGGCGGAGTGGGCGGGGCCTGGCCCGCGGCGTTGCTGGGGGAAGATCCGTCGGCTTTGGGGCGTGATTGGTTCTGCTGATCCATTTGCTTCCTAAGCGCCGAGTTGGGGTTGCACGCGGGTAGGGCATGGGCCGGGCCGATTGGCTTTCGCCTCCAGGCCGGCCGATGCCCATAGCCAACTATTGTACATTATTGCCCCGCCGCAGTTTAAATAGGTCACCGCGCCGAGGCTGCCCGACCCAGGTGGCGGACGCGGGCCGAACCGTTGGGGTGCTCAGTCCCCGGAGGGAGGCCCGACGGGTTTGGTCTTGGGCCCTTTGGCCGGCCGGGCGCGGCCGGGCCGCCGCAGGCTTACCCGGCCCACCAGGGCCACGGGAAACTCGGTGAGGCCGCGCAGGCCCCCGGCGGTGGAAAAGTTGCGTAGCTGCTGGGAGACCTGGGCCATGGCCTCGCTGAGCGTTATCTTGCCCTTTTCGTCGCCGAGCTCTCGCACCCGTCCCAGGCGATACAGGGAGTAGCCGCCCAGCAAAAAGGCGAACATGAAGAAGAAATCCCAGTGTTGGAACTTGAGCACGTGAAAGACCTGCTCGGAGCCCGGCGCCTCCCAGGTGAAGCTGAGGGAAAGCTTGCGGTCCTTGAAAAAGTCCGCGAAGCGGCCGCCCACCAGGGGGGCCAGGCTGGCGGCCAGGGAGTTAACCAGGGTGGTGGCGGCCAAGAAGCCCGTGGCCCGGCCCCTGGGGGCCAGCTTGATGGCGATGTTGCCGGTGCTCAGGTTGGTCCCGGAGGCGGAGATACCCATGGCCACGTGCAGCAGGATCAACAGGGGCATGGTCAGCGCGTGCTCGTGTTCGCCGGGAAAGGTCACGAAGGTCCAGCCCAGCAGGCAGAAGATGAACAGCGGACCGCTGATGGCCAGCACGGATTTGTTGCTGTAGCGGTCGGAAAGCTTGCCCCAGATCAGGTAGAAGAACACGCTGACCAGTTGGCTGAGGGCCCCCAGGGCGATGACGTAGGTCATGCTGTAGCCCAAACGCTTCAGCATGTAGACCGTGAAAAAAGGGGCCGCCAGGTTTACCGCAAAGTTCCAGGAGCCCAGAAAGTAGATCAAGTTCCTGAAGTTGGCGTCCTTAAAGGGCTCCAGCAGCAGGGCGATGAGGCCGATCTTGCGCCGGGGCATGGGCACTTCGGGAATGCGGCCGATGAAATAGATGGCCAGCACCCCGGCCCCGATCCCCAGCAGGAAGATGATGCTGTAGCCGTATTCCGGGTGTGCGGGTTCCGCGCCCTTCCACCAGTCCAGGAAAACCGCCGCTCCCAGGCTGAGAACCATGGCGGTCAGGGTGGCGTAGGCGTGGCGCTTGGAATAAAAGCTGCCCAGGTTGTCGCTGGGCACCAGATCGCGCATCCAGGAGTTCCAGGCGCTGTTGCTCAGGGAGCTGCCCAGGTTTTTGATGAGCAGCATGGCCATGATGACGTAGAGGGCGAGGGTGGGGGCCAGCAACACCGGGGCCAGGGCAAGGACGAACAGGCATGCCCGCGCCACCGCGGCCCCCAAAATGGTCAGGGCCTTGCGACGCCGCGTCTTTTGCACCAGGTAGACCCAGGGGATCTGGGCCAATTGGGTTAGCGGTGGGATGGCGGCCAAGATGCCGATCTGCAGGTTGTCCGCCCCCAGGCGGAGGGCCAGGGCCACCAGGAAGGTGCCTCCGGTCAGGGTGAGCATAGCCTGGAGGGCCAGGCCCTGCCAGGTCACCATGCGCAGCCCCTGGGCCAGCTGCTGATCGCTGGTTGAGCTAGGCGCGTCTTTGGTGGCCATCAAGCTCCCTCGGGTGATGGAGCCATTTTACTACCGTGCGCGGGCCGAAACCAAGAGGGCCAAACGCCGGGAACTACGCCAAAAAAACGGGACGCCCGCCCTAGGCCTTGTGTTTGATGAAGGTGCCGCGCTCGTATTCCTCAAAGGCCTGGCGCAGCTCCTGGTTGGTGTTCATGACGATGGGGCCGTACCAGGCCACGGGTTCGCTCAGGGGGCGGCCGGAGACCAGCAGGAAGCGCACCGGTTGGTCCTCGGTGATCACCGCGATCTCCTCCCCGTCCTCGAACAACGCCAGCTCCCGGTTGACCAGCAAGGGGTCGCGCCGCATGTCGAAATAGTTGCGGCCCTCCACCTGGTAGCTGAAGGGGTCTTTTTCGGTGCAGAAATAGGCCTCGCCGGCGATGACGTAGGCAAAGACGGTGTGCCCCGGAGGGGTGGGCAGGCGGGTCTCGGTGTGGGCCGGGACGCTCACGTCCAGGTAGCGCGGGTCGGTGACGATGTCGCGCACCGGGCCGCTCACCCCGGCCACTTGGCCGCAGATCACCTTGGCCCGCGCCCCGTCCGCCAGCTCGGCCTCGGGTATCTCCCCGGCCAGCACCCCCTGGTAGCGCGGATCGATCATCTTGTGGGCGGCCGGGAGGTTGGCCCAAA contains:
- a CDS encoding DUF488 domain-containing protein; this encodes MRGGGPRIKRIYDPAEPGDGKRYLVDLLWPRGVSKARARLDGWLKELAPSDELRHWFGHDLARWQEFKRRYRLELKARDKKAKLRELAQEIEAGPVTLLYAAKDQERNNAVALREELLRNY
- a CDS encoding hemerythrin domain-containing protein; this encodes MQPIGPLMHEHRLIERMTDLIRKQAELVQGGAEPEAKLIADAVEFFRVYADRCHHGKEEDLLFRELSHKKLPPELSAITDELIQEHKQGRAMVKSLYEANLAHVQSGDGAQELVGLLQKLAAFYPRHIEKEDKRFFFPIMEFFSRQEMDQMLQDFYEFDRKLIHDFFRAKVESYEKNR
- a CDS encoding YMGG-like glycine zipper-containing protein encodes the protein MKAICIALIAIFAFSMVGCANMSNTEQRTLSGAAIGTAGGAVVGAIAGSAGWGAAIGAAAGAAGGYLYDRDQKAKEQAYQQGYNAGKQSSTTK
- a CDS encoding MFS transporter; the protein is MATKDAPSSTSDQQLAQGLRMVTWQGLALQAMLTLTGGTFLVALALRLGADNLQIGILAAIPPLTQLAQIPWVYLVQKTRRRKALTILGAAVARACLFVLALAPVLLAPTLALYVIMAMLLIKNLGSSLSNSAWNSWMRDLVPSDNLGSFYSKRHAYATLTAMVLSLGAAVFLDWWKGAEPAHPEYGYSIIFLLGIGAGVLAIYFIGRIPEVPMPRRKIGLIALLLEPFKDANFRNLIYFLGSWNFAVNLAAPFFTVYMLKRLGYSMTYVIALGALSQLVSVFFYLIWGKLSDRYSNKSVLAISGPLFIFCLLGWTFVTFPGEHEHALTMPLLILLHVAMGISASGTNLSTGNIAIKLAPRGRATGFLAATTLVNSLAASLAPLVGGRFADFFKDRKLSLSFTWEAPGSEQVFHVLKFQHWDFFFMFAFLLGGYSLYRLGRVRELGDEKGKITLSEAMAQVSQQLRNFSTAGGLRGLTEFPVALVGRVSLRRPGRARPAKGPKTKPVGPPSGD
- a CDS encoding DHA2 family efflux MFS transporter permease subunit yields the protein MAPSDVNKWLITASVMIPTLIEILDTSVANVSLTHIQGSLSAGQEEVTWVLTSYLVANAVVIPMSGWLARLFGRKRYLIFSLILFTISSLLCGTATSLAELIFFRVVQGVGGGGLQPMSQAILMETFPPEERGVAMSIFGIGVVVGPILGPLLGGYLTDHYSWRWIFYINLPIGILAILMIISFVFDPPYQQRWVKGMKVDYLGLTLLAVGLGCLQIVLDKGQMEDWFSSNYIIGLSVVAGVCLVTLVFWELRQEHPILDLRIFKDRSFATGNVVMFLGFFAFFGSIVLLPLYLQTLMGYTAFLAGVVLGPGGMLTLAVLPIAGKLTQRLDARYLLGFGLLANAYSVFYMSGFNLNIDLATAVTGRLIQGIGMPFFFVTIAYVTMAYVPNPHMNNASAIFNLLRNLGGSFGVAFVTTMLARRAQFHQSRLVEHLSQYDPSVQMWLTELKRSLAHQIGSVGDQTQRALSVIYLQLQKQATAMAFNDVFHLQMIIFLGLVGILWIMRKPPIGKSPSPGGH
- a CDS encoding thiolase C-terminal domain-containing protein encodes the protein MPAYFCKGYPIGATGLSMLYELSTQLRREAGPRQVPGAELAIQANGGGIIGLEEAACSVTILERGE
- a CDS encoding MaoC family dehydratase encodes the protein MKQPGFPTSRDERYLEDYQEGAVHEFGPIGISREEIIEFGRKYDPQAFHTDPEAAKQSIYGGLIASGWQSCALFMRLFVDHYLPGKASLGSPGVDELRWLKPVRPGDQLFLRVTVRQVKPSTSKPDRGALFSWCEMLNQDKEVVSTMLAINLISYRGQA
- a CDS encoding Rap1a/Tai family immunity protein, producing MVKKLLVLLALMAWAAPALAGGVTPEDFKARTTQNLVNLCAASPDDPLYNQAANFCQGYLVGAFHYYHAISMGEKGEKLVCIPKNSGITRDKAVKMFVDWAQANPKYMQELPVEAEFRFLIETWPCK
- a CDS encoding HlyD family secretion protein, whose product is MDQQNQSRPKADGSSPSNAAGQAPPTPPNGEGPARNAKGKPLKLMVILAVLAIILAGGLGYYWWSRDRVSTSDAFVDGHIYPITPRVGGYVVKVLVDDNQQVQAGDTLLVLDPTDYEVAVASAEASLAEAEATLKSLEQGVPLELSQTQQRVRGAKAELASLRNNLAAADGQVRAATQELERAAALKRLATLRLERIKVLREKKAVAQASLDEAEANFQTAQAQQRGARDRQAAAIKQRDALRSDLEKAQAAIALAATGHDLAGIKASQVLAQQGRVKLAKARLRQARLNLGYTKIKAPIHGLISKKNVESGQVVAQGQPLMAVVPLNYSDLWITANFKETDLTRIKAGQPVKIAIDTYPGLELKGRVNSLMSGTGAAFSLFPPENATGNYVKVVQRIPVKITIDTDQGPEHPILRVGMSAVPTVFLNR
- a CDS encoding peroxiredoxin; amino-acid sequence: MLQKGDALPKFKLPDQSGQEKTFKDLTGKKGLVLFVYSRDNTSGUTTEASEFQEKLATFKRRGYNVAGISRDKVASHAKFAEKLGLKYSLLADPETELMQALGAWGEKKMYGKVSQGAIRSTFVADATGKLSTVYPKVKAKGHAEKVLEDLKA
- a CDS encoding pirin family protein translates to MPITRKISKVLKDKPTLEGAGVHLNRVFGFSEVPLLDPFLLLDDFRSDTPEHYRKGFPWHPHRGIETITYVLEGDVEHGDSLGNQGVIGRGDVQWMTAGSGIIHQEMPQGDGQGRMYGFQLWANLPAAHKMIDPRYQGVLAGEIPEAELADGARAKVICGQVAGVSGPVRDIVTDPRYLDVSVPAHTETRLPTPPGHTVFAYVIAGEAYFCTEKDPFSYQVEGRNYFDMRRDPLLVNRELALFEDGEEIAVITEDQPVRFLLVSGRPLSEPVAWYGPIVMNTNQELRQAFEEYERGTFIKHKA
- a CDS encoding tripartite tricarboxylate transporter TctB family protein, producing MKQARLLNSDLIVGSFSLGLAALAYFNTRHLSKLGGVFVDYVLWAMMILGGIIVIKGFIKPERIRFFDSAIERNNVAIGVCILLLYLIFLPLAGFLASSYAFYFCFNLYLADERFTTKNILFSALLTAAVVTAFYFIFKEFLGVPLPVSSWFSG